The genome window TCTGAATGCGCTGCACTGGAACGACGTCCCGCTCGCACCCGACGGAACCGGCGTCTACATTCCGGACGATCACTTTGACGCCGTTTCCCGTGAATCACCCGTCGAACTGTACGAAGATCCGACGCCGCGCCTCGAGGCGAAGACGGACCACCTGTTGATCACGACGCTTCGGGATATGGGCGAGACGGCCCGCGACGTCACCGAGACGGTCGCGACCGACGGCGGGGCCACCGTCGACGATCTCGCCGACGACCTGGGCAAGCATCCGGCGACGATCTACCGAGCGATCAAAGATCTGGACGAGATTCTCGAGCTCGAGCAGGGCCAGGTGTCGTTCCGGGTTCGGAAGTATCGCGAGGAACTCCGTGCGCTCGTCGACTCAGCCGAGTACGCGATCGACAGTTTGGCCGACCGGATTCAACACGTGATGGGACTGGCCGACCACATCGCCGAGTCCTCGCCGTTCCAGAAGTGGCTCGCAGAGAACGGTGCCGAGATCGACTACGACCAGGACGGCAACCCGGAGCACGTACGGATGGAGACGATTCTCTCGCGACTGAAGTCCAGCAGCTTCGAGAACGTCCAGCGAATCGCCGCCGAGGCGCTCGAGAAGTGGCGCAAGTCGGGTAACGATCCGTCGGTACTCCGGCAAGCCCAGCTCACCTGGCGGACACCTGGTGGCGGGACCGAGGTCGGATTCGTCGGCGCTGTCGCCGACCGCTGAACCGGCCTCGATAGTGGCAACACTCTTCAGACCCTTCTTTTCAGCAACTCAGGTTGTACTATAGCTGTAACTGTCCAACTCTGGTTGTAGTCACCGGCTCGAGGCCGGGGGCTCCGGCGCGATCGCGCCGGGGGGCCTGCGGGGTCGATTCGCGCTGCGCGCGAACGCCCCCTTGGCGGGTGTCCCCAAGGGGACAGAGCCAAAAAATTACGGCGCCCCACCCCCGCCTTCGCGAACCTCCACTTGATCCACACGAAACGGTGGTTTGGTGGGTTACCAATACATACTTTATAATCTGTGCTAGATGTGATTGTCAAGCGAAGTTGATCAAATGACAAAATCGACTCGAAGATCAATGATTACGCATACCCTCTCGGCGCTCGGTGGGATCATAGCAGGATGGTTCTTAGGTACAACTCTGGATGTATTTCGTCGTCCTCTCGCACGACTCATTGGTGATAGTCCACTTGGCAGAAACCCTGAAATGAATGTAGTTGTAGTTGAAGATACCATTAATGATGGAGCAGATTATTCTCTCACAATCGCAAACACTGGTGATGAATCTGCTGAAGACGTTTCTTTGTTCCTGTCGTTTGAGAAGGAGATAATTGAGTTCAATATCGTTCCCTATGGAAATGAAGCGCCGCATTCAGACATTGACGTGGAACTTAGACAAGACGGCGGAGTAGACATTAGAGTTGACCAGCTACTACGGAGTTCTGGCAAAACTGCCGCGATCATTATCGAATTCACGCTTGGTGAAAATGAAAGCTCTACGTCAACAAGAATAGAAGAAGTGAATTCAAGAAGAAAAGAGGAAATCGTTGCATACCTCAATCCCAGGGTTTCATGGACTTTCCTTGGGGAAGAACGATACGACGATCCAGACGGGAGGTATCTCTCACCGGTTCAGAATTTACCATAAAATATAGCTGCTCATCGTTTACTAACTCCCGCCACCTCCCAGGACTCACACGTCGCGAACATCGGTTTCCCGAATATGAACACGAGCCCGAGACAGCCGTGTTCATATCGCGGCGGTCGCCGTGGCGATCAGCTCGCCAGCCGGGTCGATCACACCCGACCCGACACTGCCCCTTATAACTGAGACGCCAGTGCGTCACCGCAAAAATCTAGGAATAGCGGCTCGTGTTCACAAGCATGGCTCGCAACCAGACGCCCGGCTCGGTCCGGATTCGCACCGGCCAGGGCAACGAATGGCGCTACGACGCGATCGAGAAGGCCGCACGGTTCTACGACTGCAACCGATCGAACGCCGTCGCGTTCGCCTGCGAAGACGTCGACCACCTGGTCCGAGCAGCGCGAGCCGTCCTCGAGCGTGACGATCTCACCAAGGCCCAGCGCCAGGAGATCGCCGAGACACTCTCGACTCGAGCGGTAACCTTCGACGTCGAGACCTCGGTGACTGTGACCAGAAAAGGAGACGAATAACCCGGATCGAACTCGGCGATCGATACCTGACCCCCTCCCCCCACCCGGTGGGGGCTACGCGCGCACGCGGGAGGGCCGGCACCAGGGATGTTATCAACGAGTCAATTTACAGCTGCTACTTTCTCGTCTGCCACGACTCGAGCGAAGTCCTGGGCGTCGGTATACTGCTCGAGTTCGCGGACGTCCTTGTCACTCCATCCCATCCGCCGCAGTTCTTCGCAGGCTTCCTCGTGGCCGTCCTCACAGGCTTTTCGAGCCCGTCGCGCTGCCTCACTCTCGCCGCGTTCAATCTCGGCGATCAGCTCGTCTTCCGCCGCGTCGGTATCGTCCTCGTCGAGGCGATCGCCACGAATAGACTCGCGGTTCGCGTCGGCTAACGACACGTGTTCCTCCGGCTCGAGGCGGTAGTCGTAGATCGAGAGCCAGTCGTCGAT of Natrarchaeobaculum sulfurireducens contains these proteins:
- a CDS encoding DUF7692 domain-containing protein, giving the protein MARNQTPGSVRIRTGQGNEWRYDAIEKAARFYDCNRSNAVAFACEDVDHLVRAARAVLERDDLTKAQRQEIAETLSTRAVTFDVETSVTVTRKGDE